One part of the Thermodesulfobacterium commune DSM 2178 genome encodes these proteins:
- a CDS encoding acyl-CoA dehydratase activase translates to MRILGLDVGSTYIKVALFENERLTLLERDKTSYQPLERCLQYINKYQPDQIVATGYGRNLINNKLPNCITLSEIKAFAMGAHFIHPKVRTILDIGGQDTKVIGLDEEGKVVKFEMNDRCSAGTGRFLEIMCKALGYEIEELNQLDLDDEVKVKISSLCTVFAESEVISLIAQGVPREEILKSVHFAVVQKVVSMLKRTNVIEDFVFAGGCSQNQILKKFLEKQLKTKVITLDESPFLGAIGAGIFGISQIKR, encoded by the coding sequence ATGAGGATATTAGGACTTGATGTTGGGTCTACTTATATTAAAGTGGCCCTTTTTGAAAATGAAAGGTTAACCCTTTTAGAAAGAGACAAAACTTCTTACCAACCCTTAGAAAGGTGTCTTCAATATATAAACAAATACCAACCAGATCAGATAGTTGCTACTGGATATGGAAGAAACCTTATTAATAATAAACTTCCAAACTGTATCACCCTTTCTGAAATCAAAGCCTTTGCTATGGGAGCCCATTTTATCCATCCTAAGGTGAGGACTATCTTAGACATAGGTGGTCAGGACACAAAAGTTATAGGTCTTGATGAAGAAGGTAAGGTAGTTAAGTTTGAAATGAACGACCGGTGTTCAGCTGGCACAGGCAGGTTTTTAGAAATAATGTGTAAGGCTTTAGGGTATGAGATAGAAGAATTAAACCAGTTAGACCTCGACGATGAAGTTAAGGTAAAAATCAGCAGTCTTTGCACCGTTTTTGCTGAATCAGAAGTTATTTCGCTTATAGCCCAGGGAGTTCCCAGAGAAGAAATTTTAAAAAGTGTACATTTTGCGGTAGTTCAAAAGGTAGTCTCTATGTTAAAAAGAACCAATGTTATTGAAGATTTTGTTTTTGCTGGTGGATGTTCTCAAAATCAAATTTTAAAAAAGTTTTTAGAAAAACAACTAAAAACTAAGGTAATTACCCTTGATGAATCTCCTTTTCTAGGGGCTATAGGAGCAGGAATTTTTGGAATCTCTCAGATTAAACGTTAG
- a CDS encoding DUF3343 domain-containing protein, with protein sequence MEWLNKLLPTKRNKKDKTNQSSQKALLIFENTSEVIQAERILQKQGYKVKVVGPPPEVRKGCDLAIEVPVVEIPGIINLLKTQKVEPLDFVSFSEEEILKPVDLFHVKDFGEYLMVRAANMKITVDKRTLTIVNVSGGGCPDVPYLASILVGLNLKHSFPPKEKGHTLCGYALHLAYEKAKELLCSE encoded by the coding sequence ATGGAATGGCTTAATAAACTTTTACCAACCAAAAGAAACAAAAAAGATAAAACAAACCAAAGTTCTCAAAAGGCTCTTCTTATATTTGAAAACACCTCTGAGGTGATCCAAGCTGAAAGGATTTTACAAAAACAAGGTTATAAAGTAAAGGTAGTTGGGCCTCCTCCTGAAGTTAGAAAAGGATGTGACCTTGCTATAGAAGTACCAGTAGTTGAAATCCCAGGTATAATAAACCTTCTAAAAACTCAAAAAGTAGAACCTTTAGATTTCGTTTCCTTTTCTGAAGAAGAAATTTTAAAGCCTGTAGACCTTTTTCACGTAAAAGACTTTGGAGAGTATTTGATGGTAAGGGCTGCTAACATGAAAATAACGGTAGATAAAAGAACTCTCACCATCGTTAATGTTTCAGGAGGAGGATGTCCTGATGTCCCATACTTGGCTTCGATTTTGGTTGGATTAAACCTGAAACATTCTTTCCCTCCTAAGGAAAAAGGACATACCCTCTGTGGATATGCCTTACATTTAGCTTATGAAAAAGCTAAAGAACTGTTATGTTCGGAATAG
- a CDS encoding CofH family radical SAM protein, protein MESSLVLEKYAEKNRFYREITEKILSGKTLNFEEALRLYQEGDFYFLGTLANVVKENLHQKRYYYTINRHINYTNVCTTNCKFCGYHKKPGEKGGYTYQVEEIIETLKSTPELKEVHIVGGVNPELPYEYYVELIRKVRENFPSLRIRAFTCVEIDWLSKISKKPVEEVLTELKQAGLNSLPGGGAEVFSERLHKELYPKKIGYQRWLEIAKTAHRLGIPTNATLLFGHLETDEEIINHLLTLREAQEETKGFYCFIPLAFIPEGNELSYLPGPSALKILKTIAISRIILSNFPHIKAYWVFLGVKLAQIALLWGADHFHGTVIEEKISQSMRKDTVVHLSKEEIERLIQEIGGEPVEI, encoded by the coding sequence GTGGAAAGCTCTCTGGTGTTAGAAAAGTATGCAGAGAAAAACCGTTTTTACAGAGAAATAACAGAAAAAATACTTTCTGGAAAAACTTTAAACTTCGAAGAGGCTTTAAGGTTGTATCAAGAAGGAGATTTTTATTTTCTGGGCACCCTGGCTAATGTCGTAAAAGAAAATTTGCATCAAAAACGTTATTATTATACGATAAACAGACATATTAACTATACTAATGTTTGTACTACTAATTGTAAGTTTTGCGGATATCACAAAAAGCCTGGTGAAAAAGGAGGTTATACCTATCAAGTAGAAGAGATTATAGAAACGTTAAAATCAACACCAGAATTAAAAGAAGTTCATATAGTAGGAGGGGTAAACCCAGAGTTGCCTTATGAGTACTATGTAGAACTGATACGTAAGGTAAGGGAAAATTTTCCTTCTTTAAGAATTAGAGCTTTTACCTGTGTAGAAATAGACTGGTTATCGAAAATTTCTAAAAAACCGGTAGAAGAGGTTTTAACCGAGCTAAAACAAGCAGGGTTAAATTCTCTTCCAGGAGGAGGGGCGGAGGTTTTTTCAGAAAGACTTCATAAGGAGCTCTATCCTAAAAAGATTGGTTATCAGAGATGGCTTGAGATAGCTAAGACAGCCCATAGATTAGGAATACCTACTAATGCTACCCTTCTTTTTGGACATTTAGAAACAGACGAAGAGATAATAAACCATCTATTAACCCTCAGAGAAGCCCAAGAAGAAACCAAAGGGTTTTATTGTTTTATCCCTTTGGCCTTTATACCGGAAGGCAATGAACTTTCCTATCTACCCGGGCCTTCTGCTTTAAAGATTTTAAAAACTATCGCTATTTCAAGGATTATTTTGTCTAACTTTCCTCATATCAAGGCTTATTGGGTTTTTCTGGGGGTAAAATTAGCTCAGATAGCCCTGTTATGGGGAGCAGACCATTTTCACGGAACGGTGATAGAGGAAAAAATAAGCCAATCTATGAGAAAGGATACCGTGGTACATCTTTCTAAAGAAGAAATTGAAAGACTTATCCAAGAAATAGGGGGTGAACCAGTAGAGATTTAA
- a CDS encoding UxaA family hydrolase: protein MKFKGYVRPNGEVGVRNHLLIIPTVVCASTVAERIASCVEGAISLANQHGCCQIGADLVLTENVLIGLGKNPNVGAVLVVSLECGGVSAERVVDEIAKTGKPVEYVGIQKSGGSLKAIEKGTRLASKMAQDLAKLDREEVDISNLILSVECGGSDTTSGLASNPVAGYVMDKIIDLGGTGIFSETAEVIGAEHILAKRAVSKEIGERLISVVRRTEEKAKTMGVDMRGGQPTPGNIEGGISTIEEKSLGAIYKGGTKPLQGVLEYGEKPQGKGLYFMDTPGQDIESITGMTAGGSQVVIFTTGRGTPTGSPIAPVIKITGNPETYRNMEDNIDFNCGTIIEGTETIEEAGERLFKLLIEVINGSLTKAEALKHREFGMFKLISTF, encoded by the coding sequence ATGAAATTCAAAGGTTATGTTAGACCTAATGGAGAAGTAGGAGTAAGAAATCATCTTTTGATAATTCCTACCGTAGTCTGTGCAAGTACTGTGGCAGAGAGGATAGCTTCTTGTGTAGAAGGAGCGATATCACTTGCCAATCAACATGGATGTTGTCAAATTGGAGCCGATCTTGTCTTGACTGAAAACGTCCTGATAGGATTAGGAAAAAATCCTAATGTAGGAGCAGTACTTGTAGTGTCATTAGAATGTGGAGGGGTTTCGGCTGAAAGAGTGGTTGATGAAATCGCAAAGACAGGGAAACCTGTTGAGTACGTAGGGATACAGAAAAGTGGGGGAAGTTTAAAGGCTATAGAAAAAGGAACAAGGCTGGCAAGTAAAATGGCTCAAGATCTTGCTAAACTCGATAGAGAAGAAGTTGATATCTCAAATTTAATCTTATCTGTCGAATGTGGAGGTTCTGACACAACCTCAGGACTTGCTTCTAATCCTGTGGCTGGTTATGTAATGGACAAGATTATTGACCTTGGGGGGACAGGTATATTTTCTGAAACTGCCGAAGTGATCGGTGCAGAACATATCCTTGCAAAAAGAGCAGTAAGTAAAGAAATAGGAGAAAGGTTAATTTCGGTAGTTAGAAGAACAGAAGAGAAAGCTAAAACAATGGGGGTAGATATGCGTGGGGGTCAACCTACTCCAGGCAACATCGAAGGAGGTATTAGCACGATCGAAGAAAAGTCTTTAGGTGCTATTTACAAAGGAGGAACCAAACCTTTGCAGGGAGTATTAGAGTATGGTGAAAAACCACAAGGTAAAGGATTGTACTTTATGGATACTCCTGGGCAAGACATTGAGTCCATAACTGGAATGACAGCAGGCGGTTCGCAAGTTGTTATCTTTACTACCGGTCGTGGTACTCCCACTGGTTCTCCAATAGCACCGGTTATCAAGATTACTGGAAATCCTGAAACTTACAGAAATATGGAGGACAATATAGATTTCAATTGTGGCACTATAATCGAAGGTACAGAAACAATAGAAGAAGCCGGAGAAAGACTGTTTAAACTTTTGATAGAAGTTATTAACGGATCATTAACAAAAGCTGAGGCTTTAAAACATAGAGAATTTGGCATGTTTAAATTAATTTCTACTTTTTAA
- the yedE gene encoding YedE family putative selenium transporter: protein MNGISNFLATRWGIILVGAIIGILAPILQKLGNPPNMGICVACMERDIAGALGFHRAEVVQYMRPEIIGFVLGSFISALLFKEYRPRGGSAPFIRFILGMFAMIGALTFLGCPWRTVLRLAGGDFNAIFGLAGLIFGVFIGTIFFRMGYSLGRSQGFPYKAAGLGFPFLMLVCLVLLLIDSPLPGTNKGEFLFFSIKGPGSQHAPIFISLLAGLFIGILAQRSRFCTMGAFRDVILFRQFHLFLGVASFFVSALITNLILGQFNPGFENQPIAHTMQLWNFLGMALAGLCFALAGGCPGRQLFLSGEGDGDAAIFATGMIVGAAVAHNFGLAASPKGIGPHTPEAILLGFIVCIVIGLTMRVKKA, encoded by the coding sequence ATGAACGGCATCAGTAATTTTTTAGCTACCAGGTGGGGCATTATTTTAGTAGGTGCTATCATAGGAATCTTAGCTCCCATTCTTCAAAAACTTGGAAACCCACCTAACATGGGGATTTGTGTTGCTTGTATGGAAAGGGACATAGCAGGAGCTTTAGGTTTTCATCGAGCAGAGGTAGTCCAGTATATGAGACCAGAAATCATAGGATTTGTTTTAGGGTCTTTTATAAGTGCTCTTTTGTTTAAAGAGTACCGCCCAAGGGGTGGTTCTGCTCCTTTTATCAGGTTTATTTTAGGGATGTTTGCGATGATCGGTGCTTTAACCTTCTTGGGTTGTCCCTGGAGAACCGTTCTAAGGCTTGCAGGAGGAGACTTCAACGCTATCTTTGGTTTAGCAGGCTTGATTTTCGGTGTCTTTATAGGAACTATCTTCTTCAGGATGGGATACTCTCTTGGCAGGTCTCAAGGATTCCCTTATAAAGCCGCTGGATTAGGTTTTCCCTTTTTGATGTTAGTTTGTTTAGTTTTACTTTTAATCGATAGTCCTTTACCTGGTACTAACAAAGGGGAGTTTTTGTTTTTTAGTATCAAGGGTCCTGGATCTCAACATGCCCCTATTTTTATCTCTCTTTTAGCCGGTCTTTTTATAGGGATCCTTGCCCAAAGAAGTAGATTTTGTACTATGGGTGCCTTTAGGGATGTAATCCTTTTTAGGCAATTTCATCTATTCTTAGGGGTTGCTTCTTTTTTTGTCTCTGCATTAATAACCAACCTTATTTTAGGACAGTTCAATCCAGGTTTTGAAAATCAGCCTATAGCTCATACCATGCAGTTATGGAACTTTTTAGGTATGGCTTTAGCAGGGCTTTGTTTTGCCTTAGCAGGTGGTTGTCCTGGAAGACAACTCTTTCTTTCTGGAGAAGGAGATGGAGATGCTGCTATCTTTGCTACTGGGATGATAGTAGGTGCTGCTGTAGCCCACAATTTTGGTTTAGCAGCCTCTCCTAAAGGAATAGGACCTCATACCCCTGAAGCTATCCTTTTGGGCTTTATCGTATGTATAGTCATAGGATTAACCATGAGAGTTAAAAAAGCTTAG
- a CDS encoding selenium metabolism-associated LysR family transcriptional regulator, with the protein MLDLRKLEVFIKVYETQSFSKASSALHLAQPTITLHIKDLEQELEVNLFDRNTRKVVPSKAGKIVYRYGKEVLNILKQMEKELKLLKDEKVGLIEIGGSTIPGQYILPKLIKSFKENHPNISVFLKVGDSKEIIEMVLAREIDFGMVGAVFTNKDLVFFPCYEDEIVLIGPTDFNKDEIELEELYHIPLLKREEGSGTWKNFLEALDKKGIDCTKLNLIGEMGSTEAIKEAVKSGLGFGFVSSLAVELETSLKILKVVRIKNFTIKRKFYVVYPKMAKFLPVEHKFLDFIKSFSNV; encoded by the coding sequence ATGTTGGATTTAAGGAAGTTAGAGGTTTTTATTAAGGTATATGAGACCCAAAGTTTTTCTAAAGCCTCTTCTGCCTTACATCTTGCTCAACCAACCATTACTCTTCATATCAAAGACCTTGAGCAGGAGTTAGAGGTCAATCTTTTTGACCGAAATACCAGAAAGGTAGTCCCTAGTAAAGCTGGGAAAATAGTCTATCGTTACGGGAAAGAGGTTTTGAATATACTTAAACAGATGGAAAAAGAATTAAAACTTCTAAAAGATGAAAAGGTAGGGTTGATAGAAATAGGGGGTAGCACCATACCAGGTCAGTATATCCTTCCCAAGCTTATAAAAAGTTTTAAAGAAAATCATCCGAACATTTCAGTTTTCTTAAAGGTAGGAGATAGCAAAGAAATAATAGAGATGGTCTTGGCAAGAGAAATCGATTTTGGTATGGTAGGAGCTGTTTTTACTAACAAAGATTTGGTGTTCTTCCCTTGCTATGAAGATGAAATAGTTCTTATTGGCCCTACAGATTTTAATAAAGACGAAATAGAGTTAGAAGAATTGTATCATATACCGTTGTTAAAACGAGAGGAGGGTTCAGGCACCTGGAAAAATTTTTTAGAGGCTTTAGATAAAAAAGGTATAGATTGCACTAAGCTTAACCTCATAGGAGAGATGGGATCTACAGAGGCGATAAAAGAAGCAGTAAAGTCAGGCCTTGGTTTTGGTTTCGTTTCTTCCTTAGCCGTAGAACTTGAAACTTCTCTAAAAATTTTAAAAGTAGTAAGAATTAAAAATTTTACGATAAAAAGAAAATTTTATGTAGTTTATCCAAAAATGGCAAAATTTTTACCAGTAGAACATAAATTTTTAGATTTTATCAAGAGTTTTTCTAACGTTTAA
- a CDS encoding sulfurtransferase TusA family protein: MPEVVDARGLSCPEPVLRTLEAIKALGQGELEIWVDNPTAKENVIRAAKTSGWEVVEIKELPDSIKLVIKK; the protein is encoded by the coding sequence ATGCCAGAAGTAGTAGATGCAAGAGGACTTTCTTGTCCAGAACCGGTATTACGTACCTTGGAAGCAATCAAAGCTTTAGGACAAGGAGAACTGGAGATATGGGTGGATAACCCTACCGCTAAAGAAAATGTCATTAGAGCAGCTAAAACCTCGGGGTGGGAGGTAGTTGAAATAAAAGAACTTCCTGATAGTATTAAGCTGGTGATTAAAAAATGA
- a CDS encoding double-cubane-cluster-containing anaerobic reductase translates to MGEDYIKMWENLGIDLENHDCLLKALAEFYQQIYLSQENRPEGMKYFDFVVSEAHGLRIKELLEAKQQGKKVVGVFCVYVPEEMIRAVDGICVGLCAGAQIGFEEAEKVLPKNTCDLIKAFIGFKLTQVCPYTESCDLLIGETTCDGKKKAYEILNKLTQKVYVMEVPHMKTERGRELFLKELFALKNKLEELSQQTMTLERFKEEVKVVNEKRKALMRLEKLRSYDPAPISGLDALLVNQIAFYDDPVRFTQKVNELCDELEERVKKGIGVKPKGTPRILITGCPFALPNWKLHHMIETSGAVVVGEESCIGRRYYHSLVPEDFSSIEEGIKLLAERYLKTPCACFTPNPERIEEIQNMAKELKAQGIVYYSIQFCTPYLFEAYQVESAVDLPFLKIDTNYSTEDIGQLKTRCEAFIETL, encoded by the coding sequence ATGGGAGAAGACTATATCAAAATGTGGGAAAACCTGGGAATAGATTTAGAAAACCATGATTGTTTACTTAAGGCATTAGCCGAATTTTATCAACAAATCTATCTTTCTCAAGAAAACCGTCCTGAAGGGATGAAATACTTTGACTTTGTAGTTTCTGAGGCCCATGGCTTAAGGATAAAAGAACTCCTTGAGGCCAAACAACAAGGGAAAAAAGTAGTGGGGGTCTTTTGTGTATATGTACCTGAAGAGATGATACGTGCGGTAGACGGAATATGTGTGGGGCTTTGTGCAGGGGCTCAGATAGGTTTTGAGGAGGCAGAAAAAGTTTTACCTAAAAACACCTGTGACCTTATCAAGGCTTTTATAGGTTTTAAACTTACTCAAGTTTGTCCTTACACAGAAAGCTGTGACCTTTTAATAGGAGAAACAACCTGCGACGGAAAGAAAAAAGCTTATGAAATCTTAAATAAACTTACTCAAAAAGTCTATGTTATGGAAGTTCCTCATATGAAAACAGAAAGAGGGAGAGAGCTGTTTTTAAAGGAACTTTTTGCCCTTAAAAACAAGTTAGAAGAGCTAAGTCAGCAAACTATGACTTTAGAGCGTTTTAAAGAGGAAGTCAAGGTTGTAAACGAAAAAAGAAAAGCCTTGATGAGACTTGAAAAGTTAAGAAGTTATGACCCAGCTCCTATCTCAGGTCTTGATGCTCTTTTGGTGAATCAGATTGCCTTTTACGACGACCCTGTAAGGTTTACCCAAAAAGTTAACGAACTTTGCGATGAACTTGAGGAAAGGGTTAAAAAAGGAATAGGTGTTAAACCTAAAGGAACACCAAGAATACTTATTACCGGATGTCCTTTTGCCTTACCTAACTGGAAACTTCATCACATGATAGAAACAAGCGGTGCTGTTGTGGTAGGTGAAGAGTCTTGTATAGGAAGAAGGTATTATCATAGTTTAGTGCCTGAAGATTTTAGTAGTATAGAAGAAGGCATCAAACTTTTAGCAGAAAGATACCTAAAAACGCCTTGTGCCTGTTTCACTCCCAATCCAGAAAGGATTGAAGAAATCCAAAACATGGCTAAAGAATTAAAAGCTCAGGGGATAGTCTATTATTCTATCCAGTTTTGTACCCCCTATCTTTTTGAAGCCTATCAGGTAGAAAGCGCTGTTGACCTTCCTTTTTTAAAGATAGATACCAATTACAGCACGGAAGATATAGGACAACTTAAAACAAGATGTGAAGCTTTTATAGAAACGTTATAA
- a CDS encoding NAD(P)H-hydrate dehydratase, with amino-acid sequence MFGIAGIIPDETLPLVYGVPVLNDNRLIIDRWQIPIERGTAALIASAIKTLEVFEKSNPIVFLVGDIGKGKGSKILYQFLAEKISQTSFQVFTFHYILPEVDGCLKVIFSIEKLSKKPFLIADAGFMYAVKMAGYANFFDLFTPDLGELAFLADEKAPHPFYTRGFLLSNEKDIESLIKRAYQHQNAPNYLLVKGEKDWVVCNQEILATVDEPLLPELEAIGGTGDTLTGIVSALIYAGYPPEKACILAAKANRLAGALASPTPATQISTIIDFIPKALKKLTG; translated from the coding sequence ATGTTCGGAATAGCAGGCATTATCCCTGATGAAACACTCCCTTTGGTTTATGGAGTTCCTGTTTTAAATGATAATCGACTTATCATAGACCGATGGCAAATTCCTATAGAACGTGGAACTGCTGCCCTCATCGCCTCTGCCATAAAAACCTTGGAGGTTTTTGAAAAGTCCAATCCAATAGTTTTTCTGGTTGGAGATATAGGTAAAGGTAAGGGAAGTAAGATTCTATATCAGTTTTTAGCAGAAAAAATTTCTCAAACTTCCTTTCAGGTATTTACCTTTCATTATATCCTTCCTGAAGTAGACGGCTGTTTAAAAGTAATCTTCTCGATAGAAAAACTTTCTAAAAAACCCTTTTTAATAGCTGACGCAGGTTTTATGTATGCGGTAAAAATGGCAGGATATGCTAACTTTTTTGACCTTTTTACTCCAGACTTAGGTGAATTAGCCTTTTTAGCTGATGAAAAAGCCCCTCATCCTTTTTATACCCGAGGTTTTCTTCTCTCAAACGAAAAGGACATAGAAAGCTTGATAAAACGGGCATATCAACATCAAAATGCCCCTAATTATCTTTTGGTCAAAGGTGAAAAGGATTGGGTAGTCTGCAATCAAGAAATTTTAGCAACTGTAGATGAACCTTTACTTCCAGAGCTTGAAGCTATAGGTGGTACAGGAGATACTCTCACAGGTATAGTTTCTGCTTTGATTTATGCAGGATATCCACCAGAAAAGGCATGTATTTTAGCGGCTAAAGCTAACAGGTTGGCTGGTGCCTTAGCTTCTCCTACCCCAGCTACTCAGATTTCAACCATCATCGATTTTATACCCAAGGCCTTAAAAAAACTGACTGGTTAA
- a CDS encoding UxaA family hydrolase, which produces MTEKRKFAVVINKNDNVATAVKDLSVGEEVYITIDGQEVKITLLSDIKFGHKFAIVDIKKGENVIKYGEVIGRATSDIKKGEHVHVHNIESLRGRGDWKVS; this is translated from the coding sequence ATGACTGAAAAAAGAAAATTTGCAGTCGTTATTAATAAAAATGACAACGTTGCCACAGCAGTCAAAGATCTATCAGTAGGAGAAGAAGTGTATATAACTATAGATGGGCAAGAGGTAAAGATCACGCTGTTGTCAGATATTAAATTTGGCCACAAATTTGCGATAGTTGATATAAAAAAAGGAGAAAACGTCATCAAATATGGAGAAGTTATCGGTAGAGCAACCTCTGACATTAAAAAGGGAGAACATGTACACGTTCATAATATTGAGAGTTTGAGAGGGCGTGGCGATTGGAAGGTAAGCTAA
- a CDS encoding DUF2905 domain-containing protein — protein sequence MSGFGKFLVLLGICLILLGIFISILPKIPYIGKLPGDIYIKKDNFTFYFPLATCILISILLTIILNLLFRK from the coding sequence ATGTCAGGTTTTGGAAAATTTTTAGTATTATTAGGAATTTGCTTGATATTACTGGGAATTTTTATCTCTATACTTCCCAAGATACCTTATATAGGAAAACTTCCCGGCGATATTTATATCAAAAAAGATAACTTTACTTTCTATTTTCCCTTAGCAACTTGTATTTTAATAAGCATTTTACTTACCATTATTCTTAACCTGCTTTTTCGTAAATAA
- the selD gene encoding selenide, water dikinase SelD, which yields MPEIKLSQMVKASGUAAKLPQEFLVEILEGLELPSHPNLIQSFEHGADAGIYKLDEEKALVFTADFFTPVVDDPYTFGQIAAANSLADVYVCGAKPLLALNLITFPKRGIPKEILKEILRGGLSKIKEAGALLVGGHSVDDPEPKYGLAVVGLVHPKKIITNSQAQTGDLLYLSKPIGTGILITAYKGKLFDEKHEAYQKMVTTMTELNDKICAIMTELGLKAATDITGFGLIGHALEMATASKKDLIIYASKVPCFEEAKDLISMGIVPEGDYHNLNFCKKFIQIHPEVSEDELILLSDAQTSGGVLVAVPPEKKTSFETKIKKAGLDNVTLIGEVQDPQGHCPTVRIYP from the coding sequence GTGCCAGAAATTAAACTTTCTCAGATGGTCAAGGCTTCAGGCTGAGCAGCCAAGCTTCCACAAGAGTTTCTTGTGGAAATATTAGAAGGTTTAGAGCTACCCTCTCATCCTAACCTTATTCAAAGTTTTGAACATGGAGCAGATGCAGGTATATATAAATTAGATGAAGAAAAAGCCTTGGTTTTTACTGCAGACTTTTTTACCCCTGTGGTAGACGACCCTTATACCTTCGGTCAAATAGCCGCTGCCAACTCTTTAGCAGATGTATATGTCTGTGGAGCAAAACCTCTTTTGGCTTTAAACCTCATAACTTTTCCTAAGAGAGGGATTCCTAAAGAAATCTTAAAAGAAATCTTAAGAGGTGGTTTGTCTAAGATTAAAGAAGCAGGGGCTTTACTGGTAGGTGGACATAGCGTAGACGACCCAGAACCTAAATACGGGCTTGCAGTGGTAGGTTTGGTTCATCCTAAAAAAATAATAACCAACAGTCAAGCCCAAACAGGTGACCTTCTCTACCTTTCTAAACCCATAGGCACAGGAATCTTAATAACCGCCTATAAAGGTAAACTGTTTGACGAGAAACATGAGGCTTATCAAAAAATGGTAACTACCATGACTGAACTTAACGACAAAATCTGTGCTATCATGACAGAGTTAGGTCTTAAAGCTGCTACTGACATCACAGGCTTTGGACTAATCGGACATGCCCTTGAGATGGCAACAGCCAGTAAAAAAGACCTTATTATTTATGCCAGCAAAGTTCCCTGTTTTGAAGAGGCTAAGGATTTAATTTCTATGGGGATAGTCCCTGAAGGAGACTATCATAACCTTAATTTTTGCAAAAAATTTATACAAATCCATCCTGAAGTTTCAGAAGACGAATTGATTTTACTATCTGATGCTCAAACCTCTGGAGGAGTCTTGGTAGCTGTTCCACCAGAAAAAAAAACAAGCTTTGAAACAAAAATAAAAAAAGCTGGTCTTGATAACGTAACTCTCATCGGAGAAGTTCAAGACCCACAAGGTCACTGCCCTACTGTGAGGATATACCCTTAA